From the Hordeum vulgare subsp. vulgare chromosome 1H, MorexV3_pseudomolecules_assembly, whole genome shotgun sequence genome, the window GCGGGGCTCCGGCTCAAGCTCCCCCTCCGGCAACCTCCATGATTTTTCAGCTATCATACCATGCTCAACGAGCTCCAGGACATCCTCCTTCTTCACGGTGGACGGGAGAAAGTCCCCCTGAATCCACTCCGGCGGCAGCGCGGTCCGACATGTCTTCTTcgacttgccgcccttcttggcgcGCTCGAGCTTTGAGGTCTTTCCCTTCGTCATGGTCGCGGCGGCGGAGATGAGCCCAAGCAAAGCTTGCAGAACGGAGGTGAAGAGGAGGCGAGGAAATATCAAAGGGAAGCATGGCCTCAACCCTAGCGCCGACCGGACTTATATAATCGCCCGAGTGAGTCATTGACCGGTGGGCTCCCCAGATCCCAGGCTATCCCGATAATAGAGTAGATGTGACGCGTGGCGATAATGACAGCACGATAATCGAGGCATCGTTGCCCCACTTGCCCTGGCAGTTACGTCATCTCCGCGCagggcgcggaaaccgaaatcccagtctcgattcgtacaacccaattgatactttcggagatacctatagtgcaactttataatcacccagtttcgttgtgacgtttgatacccccaaagcactcctacggtatccgggagttgcataatctcatggtctaaggaaatgatacttgacattagaaaagctttagcaaacgaacaacacgatctagtgctatgcttaggattgggtcttgtccatcacatcattccccaatgatgtgatcccgttatcaatgacatccaatgtccatgatcaggaaaccatgattatctattgatcaaagagctagccaactagaggctcactagggacacattgtaatctacatattcacacatgtattatggtttccggttaatacaattataacatgaataatagacaattatcatgaactaggaaatataataataagcacTTTATTATTGgctcgagggcatatttccaacacttgcgAGTTGTGCAATAGTTTGGTCATGTTCTCATCAACTAGAGCACATACACGTTTTTGGCTTTCTGCACTATAGACATGAACGCCTCGAGAAATTCGTGTCACCGCATATCTTGCATCTCCTGTAAGTTGCATGTTTCTATGAACTAGTACGATTTAGTGGGGACAAAGGGCTTGGAAAAGCGCGAGAGAAATACCCTGATCTTTGACGATAATTGGACTCTCCAAAGTGATGTCCATTTCTTCTTTAACTGCCTTGTGTTGGAGGTCGACGTTCTACCTTCCATTCACACCTGTTGTTTACCTTTGGTGCATGCGAGCATGGTGAGAACACTTACATTTGTTTTTCATTAGTTTTACCTGTTTAAGCACTACTTTGTGTGTAACTTTTAACAAAGTTCTTGTGGCAATGCGCGGGGATCAACTAGCTAGTATATAAAAATAGGAAACCAGATGGAAAAAAGATATGTGGGATCGACAAGTAGCGAGTGTGACAAGAAAGTAAGAAGGGTCTAATCGATAAGCCTGGAGTAATAAGACAAGAAAAATGAGAAAATTATCTTGTATGAGCCAATAATATAGATTTATTAGGCATTACCAATGTTTTTATATGGAAATATCGGGACGAGGCCTGATATGGTCCTCAAAAAGCTCCATCTCTCGGTTCAACCTTGTTTTTTTTACGTGAGATATGGGTCCATTAATGTACATGTCCATTGTCTTATGTACTGTGATATATAGGATGTAGTGCGTATTTCCAAAGTGTGATATAATATTGTAGCCATTTGATGTAATGTTATAGTCTACATATGTGCAATTAATATACACATTCAAATATAGATTCAATAACATATCGTCAAGATATTTGTAATTAATGTAGTGTTGTAGCCTATAGATGTGCATTAATGTATGCATTCATTTCTTTGATGCAGTACCATATCGTCAAGATAAATCATATACAACTAATGTATGTATAACATGCGGATGTGGAGTGAATGTACGCATTCATTGTTTGATGTTATTTCATATCTTCAATATATATCTTGTAGATATAGAGTTAATGTACAAATCCATTTCTTTGATTAGAATCATACCTTCAAGATACATTATATATACAACTATTGTTATATCTTGTCAATGTGGAGTTAATGTACACATTCATTGTTTTATGCTAATTCCTTTCTTCTAGGTATAGACCGTATATACAAAGTTAATATACAAATTCACTTCTTTGATGTAGTACCATATCTACAAGATATATCATATATACAACTATTGTATGTATAACGTGTCGATGTGGAGTTAATGTACACATTCATTTCTTGATGTTATTTGGTATCTTCAAGGTATAGCATGTAGATATAAGTTACTTTACAAATTCATTTCTTTGATGTAGTACCATATGTTCAAGATATATCATATATACAACTATTATATGTATAACTTGTCGGTGTGGAGTTAACATACACATTCGTTGTTTGATGCACTATGGTATCTTGAAGAAATATAACTAATGTATTATTTAGCCTATAGTTGTGCAATTAATGTACACATTAATTGTTGGACAAAGTGCTATATCTTCAAGATATACTACTAATTTATAcgcacatatcatcatcatctcaaACAAGGCTATATAAACCAAGCCATAGCTAAGGAAGTCATGCACCCCACACATTCACAAATAAGCCACACAAATCCTACATTGTAGGATTCTAACATCAAAGGGATAGAGAAGGCTCTAGTGCAGCAGACACAAAAGCCATAGCCATGGCGAAACTCATGTGCTTATGTTGCATCATACTCACTATTGCGGTAGTCGTGTCAGCTGACGGATGCGACGGTGATCGACAAGACATGATCAGGGAGTGTGGTAAGTATCAGAAATTCCCAGCAGAGCCGAAGCTAGCTCCATCAGATGCGTGCTGCGCCGTGTGGCACAAGGCGAACATCCCATGCCTTTGCACTGGTGTCACTAAGGAGAAAGAGAAGATATGGTGTATGGAGAAGGTTGGCTACGTTGCGAATTTCTGCAAGAAGCCGTTCCCACATGGCTACAAGTGTGGAAGTAAGTGAAATATATTGAGTGAATTATGATAATGGGCATTGCATACACGCACTTTTTGTATTATTCTTTCTTCGTATTCACGGGGTCTTGATTTTAGTTATGCATTTTATATGATTGTTGTGCTTTTCTGATCATATGTTGTGTCAAATTGAATGGTCTTGCAGGTTACACATTCCCTCCTCTAGCGCAGTGACTAATTTATCAGTGGGAGAAGCATCGGCTTTTACATTCCATGTTGCTGGCCTCACAACAACTTTCCTTTGAGATATGTAATTTGTGAGGTTGTGCTAAAATAAGTTTATGTTAAGCATTGTACGAGAACGTTTGTTAAACAATAAAGTTATCTCCTCAAATTATGTAAACTATGTTTGCTCATATAgtattttttgtttctaattacgacTTGTGGTAGGTGAAAGATATTAGAAGAAATTGGTATAATATAAGAAACGACATTTATGCGCTTTTTATATCCAAAGTCAATGGGTTCAGTTATGCCCGAGCTCAACCAATTTTTTGCCTTAGTAACTTGCATTCCTGAGTGATACAAAGCTCGAACTACAACTTAATTTGGTAAATGTGATGAGAtggagggggagaggaagagaatgAGAAGTGGCATATCAGTTAGTTGCATGATTTCACCCACAAATCCACGGTAATTCGATTGTACTGGTGTACTTGGATTTTGTCATGCGTGTAATGTTTGTTTTGTCCATTATATAGATTATCGTGTTTTAATCATATGACACATCTTCTAAatgaattgttgaaattttaataAATTTTGAAAGATGATACAACTAGCACAAGAGTTTGGAATATTAACAGGGTTGGTCACCTCGTTGGAGTGTGACTTAACCCTATTTCGAGATCGCAATGGTAAAAGTGGCTTGACTAGCAACTAGGCGTATCCCTGAGAATCCGATATCAAGTAGCTTGACTGGGAATGGGAGTATGGATGATAATGGAAGCTAGTAGCGACTCACTGACATATGTGATCCACCCCAGAACTCGAAGAGATCGAATTCCTCAAGGTTGCGGAAGCATTCGGAGCAAAACTAGCTCTCGACCTTAGTAGTGTCCTCGACTATCCATTTAGTCGGGTTGTGTTCACATGGATGTGGTTGAACGCGAAGCAACGACCTAGGCCAGAGTGATCACGAAGGATGCTGGAGTCGACGGGGGAGAGCCTGAAATTGTTGAGCCATATTTCATCATCATTAAAGTTGAGAGCAGCGGATAAGTAGAGCGGACGCCATATCTGAGATATACCTTGTCTGCGGGCGCCTTCCTTTGGCTGGCCTCGCGCCCAATAGGTAACCCCACAGGGCAGCGGCAGGGAGTGACTAACAAGAGGAGCGTAAGGGCACATGCCGATGCAGCTATTTAGGTCGGTCGTCGCACCCTTCCACGGGTTAGTGGGACTAAACTCTGGGTTTTACGGGGGtgtccggggaaggactttttgaGGAATgtagaaacaatttttttcttacGAAACATCCAACATCTATTCTATGGCAATGCTAGCAATGAGAGGGAGAGGTgtctacataaccttgtagacCGAAAGCATTAGCAATCTATAGATTATGGTTGGCGTAGTTGTACTCGCGCCGTGATCCAATCCTACCCAAGCACTGCACGTGCGGCACCTTCGAATTCAGCACATCTCAGGCTCAGTGGAGTATcccccttcttgatccaacaagagaaggAGAATAGGTAGATGATACCTGAACCAACATAACAACGTGATGAAGGTGGTGGCAGCTGAATTCTGACACGACTTTGCCAAGTGCGTACCACAGACACGTGAGAGGAGTTGGGAGAGCCAATGGCCAAGGTTGAAGGGTTCGATGGCCCTCGCCCCtgccaccctctcctctgtttttttgcTCTTGTAGTGTGCAtccatgctcttgccacccttctagttcatgcacatgaggtgttcgatgaaatgcccgagccacactacttaagctttcttctctccaagctcgacctccaaactccattttcttcaatatttgtctaggtttggccgtgcaccaactacatAATAgctccgtgcccgtcctcacctttGTCGATCACCCACgcagatctcgtcgcgagcaccaccgtggtgagcctcctcttcttgtcttctttttaaaagaaaaagaattcttacttgtatgatttatatacatacttgtataaattacttactttcattattttttgttattatatagtgcgatggttttggtatccgcctccgtcggccctcgtcatgtctatgattcagatgtggtgtatatattatcttttataactatttattttatttagtgtttatgacaattatgatgaccaacgtgacatatattttctaatctaggaggtatgtgaaccggaaattccaacccacatagaaattcttgccgagaagttaaatttggttgaaaaagaaaacaaatacttgaaggaaaaattgaaaataattgaggataagaatatagaacacgagttgcatgtcaccgatgtcatcgatgatcgcaagatgaagatcgatgcgatgcggttgaagatggatgcaatgcgcttgaaggtgGATGAAATGcatttgaagattaggaatattagaaaatatgccattgttaagaggcttggtatcattatgctgttgggtcaattgttaccttagttgcggttttgatcgcatttgttgttgcatttaaatgttttacatagttgcatgttgttttatgagagaactttgtgtatttattttttgcaataataatatttaatcactactgtgctttggttttaatgtgatgatgaacttttattaatttggtcatatgttctgtaatggttttttgatatacttaattttataatagagatgaaccgtcaatggatgtacggtgaccgacgcacttcggagtacattacgaaccgcgactaatgcccgagtcacacttaagttcacacaaaatggtatcctcgaccgaggttagcaaccttattCTTTTCATCTGTAATCGataaaaaaatattgcatgtgtcaattTACGGTGGTCATTTCAGTATTCATGTACGATGTCAGATCGATGCAGGGAAGCGAAGGATGTACGGCGAATGACACGGTTCCGGATTTATTGCAGGCTTGCATAAATTTATCAATATGGCTGAGGCAAACGAAGTGTATAATTTTATGCCTTGGCCATGTGTTGGCTGTCGAaagagtactctagctcgaaaaacattcatctccacttgttttcatacttcgagatagattgtctgttttgtacacgaagtgcattcagtttttgtcgtaaccctctcaaccttttagcacatgctatgtgggtgaaatgatgataccatgccaactttcaacattttcagagttcatttgtagtgcttttcaatttcagggtcaactaactcaaaaaaagtaaatacacgaaaaataccaaatgaagtcagaaatcgtcgaaaatttatgatgtgcctttgaatggtgcattttgaacacacaaaaagtatggagttcaaataagttcaaaaaatgaaatccctttgtaacacatgcgttctcgttcgaaaccgtgatacttcgagagagattgtccgttttgtacacgaagagcatccagtttttgtcgtaaccctctcaactttttagcacatgctatgtgggtgaattgatgataccatgcaaactttaaacattttcagagttcatttgtagtgattttcaatttcagggtcaactagctcaaaaaaagtaaatgcacggaaaatacaAGTGAAGTTAGAAATTTCATAATGTTTTTTTGctaaaatatttaatagaaaacaaaaaagggccaactaaaaagaatcaactaaaacattaactaaaatgaatgaattaaaaataatcaactaaaataaTCAAAGtctttatttttttaaaagaatcaagtaaaacattaactaaaatgaaacaaaaaaaaatatcaactcaaaacaattttcataaagtttttttgttaaaatctttaatagaaaactatgaaagtaaagttattcgcaaattttaaagaattcaaatttaaactattcatgtttgaaaactaaatatttagTTGTAAGTGTTTAGGTGTAAGTACGAAAAAACAAAATAATTgaagcaaaaaaaaacaaaaataatgaattttttttgaaaatagatgcgaatctatagagaaaattcaacctaaattcaaagtgtaaattcaacctaaattcaaagtgcacttagcactttgaatttaggttgaattttgtctttaaattcgcATATATTTTCAAATTTAGGTAGAGAGAGTgcatttaggcccgtaagcctgcaaatgagaggagctcgagacggTTGGGGGcagcggggcttataaaccaggtgggactaaactttcaaCTACCGCCAGCcccaggtctttagtcccgggtcgtggctcgaaccgggacaaaagaccccctttagtcccgggtcgagccacgacccgggactaaaggccctcgctTCCTGCTCCTCCGCCTGCCGaatagggtctttagtcccgggtcgtggctcgatccgggacgaaagggggtctttagtcccggttcgagccacaacccgggactaaagctcccCCTATCTAACAGGgagttggaaatttgtgatgtcgaAATCGCCGCAGTTCGATCTTCTTCCTTCTCGCGACGGACGAACGCCTCGACGCTGCCAGGCTGCGCAATGGAAGAGCCCCGACCCCGTCGCCACGCTCCTCCACACCGCAGTCGCTgtgctcctcctcgccgtcgccctccTCCGCGCCGCCATCGCAgcgctcctcctcgtcgtcgcccctCTTCCCCGTCGCCGGTGTCGCACGCTCCTCTGCCTCGAGCCCTCCTCCCCGTCGATCACCGATGTCGCGCGCGCTCCTCCCTGCCTCCGGCTTCCTCCTCCCTGCCACCGTTGAGCAGCTCCTCTCCTCTCGATGGATCGTCAAATATGCAACtttaagtgatatttgtataGATTATAGAGTATTTGTAGATATTGTACATTGTACATTGGTGAATTTTCTTGTAGATTGTAGAATATTTGTAGTGTATATGCAGATGATTCAgtttgtagaatatttggtgaattccttgaatatttgtagaatatttgtagTTTATGTGATAttcaaatatgcaaatgattcaAAAAATTTATGGAATTTTAAAAAGATAAAACAATGTAATAAAATGTTCAAGGAATTCGGATTCAAAACCTAACCAATAAAAAAGTtgtatatttaaaaaatataataaaatgtTAAAAAAGTGCATAATTAAAGGTCAAGCTTACTTACATTCATGTGATTATTCAAAAAACTTTATACGATGTCATAATATATATGTCTTCTAGGTGTAGGTTAATCTAGAGGAAACAACATTGTTAGTGTTAATAATGGATTTATCAAGAATGCCACATTATGTATGTGCACAAGTTGATTCAATTTTTCTTTTTGAtctcatctatgtaacctagctagctagattctatatgtcacgttgttgtctgtcaaagtattgaagaaatcaatggcttcatcattacctggtagtaagAGACGCATGACGCtatcaagctctcgaaagttgttttggaacggagttcctgatagaataattcactttttggtacgaagttcaacaaagtcctttcaaatagcgatattcggatggctctttttgaactgcataccaaaaagctaattatcctatacggaattccgttacaaaacaactttgtaaagctttataGCATCATGCGCCTCTTACTACTAGGTAGTGATGAAGTCAtggtccatggcttcatcattaacTGGTAATAACAGACGTATGCGCTATCAAGCTTTAGAAAGTTGTTctcgaacggagttcctgatagaataattcgttttttggtacgaagttcagcaaagtccttcgaaatagcgatattcggatggctctttttgaactgcgtaccaaaatgctaattatcctattcagaattctgttacaaaacaactttgtaaagcttggtagcatcatgcgcctattactatATACTAgttaatgatgaagtcatggttttcttcattCCTTTGACAGTAgagaatgtgacatatagaagaagGGTAGATGGGATCAGGAAAAatatggatcattttctacacatccatAATGtttccattttgttaaatcccttaaaggttaaaagaatccgttagacatatttgagagtatagattcactaattttgctctgtatgtggtTTTCGGATGAAATCTATAAAAAgtattatattttggaacggagggagtaaaagtttagaaaagtttattaaatagtaggaatttaaatagtgggacatacgatgcccggcccgcatcctcgtcgtcgactcggtggcgaccacctgcttgataggcgccagcttgtgcgggactgggctccgtcgggctagcactgggaggagttaccttccgggGCGCGCGGCTTGGTGAGGAAGCAAGCTCCCGTCGTTGATTCGGAGCTTCTTTCGTGGCGGTCGCGGGGGCCACTTTCAGTGCCTAGGttgccggcccccgaggaggacgTAAGTCGCCAtgccagggaggaggacgagtacGTCCGTCGGTACATGGAGGTgtaggatgccaggttctccagtacgtggcaggttct encodes:
- the LOC123406090 gene encoding uncharacterized protein LOC123406090, whose protein sequence is MAKLMCLCCIILTIAVVVSADGCDGDRQDMIRECGKYQKFPAEPKLAPSDACCAVWHKANIPCLCTGVTKEKEKIWCMEKVGYVANFCKKPFPHGYKCGSYTFPPLAQ